The following is a genomic window from Engraulis encrasicolus isolate BLACKSEA-1 chromosome 13, IST_EnEncr_1.0, whole genome shotgun sequence.
taacccaaagcgacttgcaatggaggacataatcatagtcatcatcgttagcagatacgaagtgcaccggaaatatacagaacaagtgtaCATTTTTAGTTGCTTTTTTTTGctcgtttgtttgtttctctttctctctctttctttttctctctctctccctcaaattcaaattcaaattgtgttttattagcatgactgttacggtaCAGCATTGCCAAAGTATAGCATACATATTACAagacaacaacaaataaaaataataataataataataataataataataataataataataataataataataataataataacaataaaggtataccctctctctctctctctctctctctctctctctctctctctctctctctctctctgtctctctctctctatctctatctctctctctctctctctctctgtctctctctctctctctgtctctgtctctctctctctctctctctctctctctctctctctctctctctctctctctctctctcagctagaCCCTCCAGTGCAGCTGACCGAGTCTGTGTCGGTGCTGGAGCTGCCTAAGAGGTTTGGCTACCTGAAGGCGGGCATGAGGTGCGAGGTGTCCGGCTGGGGCAGGAGGATGCTGGGCAGGGGTGTGGAGTCTGTCCTCTACGAGACCACCGTCATCCTGGACAGCAACGGAGAATGTGAATCCAAATGGCAGCAGTACTACAACAAGGACCAGATGGTCTGCACTGTCTCCGATGGCAAAGACGGCTTCTGCCAGGtaaaagcctcgttcacacacgttgCTGCTTGTTACTCGATCAGcgagttaaaggggcattccaccggtggagacatgaatattgtattgaaagtgggtcatatatataataataataataataataataataataataataataataataataataataataattgtatttgtatagcactgtgtcatacaaggcatgtaactcaaagtgcttaacaaatgggaaaaaaaacattgttagatatagatttaaaaggagaggtatagaggagaggcagaaaaagcaggaaggcagaggaagaagagatagacagagaatgtagagtcataaggtcaaggtAGGTTAGGGCCAGGATTCATaggtcatagatagtcacacagagattgggcgctcaggtgcggcccctggtggcatcaggggtgaggaaaaactccctttcgcttgattcatagtttgtaagggggaaaaaaaagctcaatatagtagaatagtagcataaatgtcTAATGTGGTGCCTTCTTGATGGTCTGCACTGTCTCCGATGGCAAAGACGGCTTCTGCCAGGTAAGATGGCAGGTTCCCACCTGCCTGAGAGGCTTCCAGGTAACATGGATCACAGCAGACTAGATCAGGTTGTCGCCATCGATCAACATTGAAAAGTATGTCAGTGAGAACTCCAGTCACAAGTTGAGTGGTATTAAACACATTCAGCACATTTAAAGTCGACCACAAATTTTCACGAGATGATGGGCTCGGACCAGTTTGATCTACGTCTCAACAATCTTctgatgtatcgttcatcggggccagactaaattaaatatccactctcacatttaggctggtttatcaggctactggcCAAGAGGTTTCCACCAGATACGGTTGATATTTTAGGTCAAGAGCTTTCCAAATACATTAGCCTGTACTTGCCATCTTTATGCTGCAGTCAATTTACATTTCCCTCCAGCCTTTAAACTCTCTCGCCATTTCCAGTGATAAGCAAGTCATGACTTGGTTTTACCAGGTATTTTGAAATATGTGTCACTGGAATGTAATCAattaatccattttgcccattacTGGCCATTTCAAATTCCAAGAGTTTACCCCTCCCGCCACAGTAACCGGTTTTCAATGTCATGATCAAATGTTAATGATTGGGTAAAATCAGACACACCCACCAGAATTTCTCAATTTGCCACACCCTCTGTAGGCTGTGAATGAATTGGATGTTCCATTACCTTCTCTAAGCTGCAAATTAAAAATTATGAGGGTATGTCCAGATCAGAGTAGGATTTCATAaacagagaggaggtgggagaactGAACTAGGCCAGTGACCACTGACTGACTGTGTTGTTGCCATTGTGACTCTTAATtgttgtgtgtggtgctgtgtgttgccatggtgactgCTAATAGTTGCGGCTAatcgttgtgtttgtgtgttgccagGGTGACTCTGGGGGTCCGCTGGTGTGCTGGAAGGGGAAGAGTAGAGTTCTGTACGGCACCACGGCCTACACTGATGTCCCCTGCGACAAGCCGGGCTACCCAGAAGTCTACATGAGGGTGCCCTTCTTCCTGCCTTGGATACGCTCTGTCATGGGGGACAATTGATGTGGAAATGAAGACATCCATTGGAAATGTAGACACCCATTGGAAATGAAGACACCCATTGGAAATGTAGAAACTCATTGGAAATGTAGACACCCATTGGAAATGTAGACACCCATTGGAAATGTAGACACCCATTGGAAATGTAGACACCCATTGGAAATGTAGACACTCATTGGAAATCTAGACACCCATTTGAAATGTAGACACCCATTGGAAATGTAGACACTCGTTTCAATGCATTTGAATctcttaaatgtattttttttttcagaaagtgcgctcaactgtttcttacaaggtctttgggtgcgagcaaacagcaaagctcatgtagtaaaaaagccgcactctcgggcATAATTCTTTTAGTTTTAATCATCACCCATATCTtaatttaattttgtaacttgtgaTGCAATTTGGCCTGGACGCCCTTGTAAACGAGATTTTTTATCTCAATGGGTCtattttcctggtaaaataaaggttaaaaatgCATTCAGTATGGGTAATTAATTATAAAATACGGATGCCATCATTCTACATAATTAGTGAGTCAAGATTGAGTAGATGAGCTTAGTCTTATTATCTTATTTTATTAacatatttatggtcattttaaccttttattgaccactgcactttatgtctgtcttgTGGTATGTTCCTGTCTTTACTGTATGTGCTTatgtcttgctgcacacctaatccccccttttggggacaataaagttgaaaagtgaGCAAAGATGAGCAAATGAGCAAAGTAGATAACAACTAGATGGCCAACCTGGGCCCTCATTTaccaagcgttcttaggcacagatcctgtgcgtaaagcgtgcgtccAATCATTCCTGAGcgaagtgtgggatttatgaattTGTACTTGAACATAGAAATGTCCCTAAATTTACGAAcgcctcagaccatgcgtgcgagtggaagacaCGTGAAATTGAAACAATATTGACTGTGCAggatacagtttgctttgaaatACAGTAAAGTATGACAGTTAGTTAtttgcacagtgatttggaagatgtgagatttatcatgcagaggtgtgcgtaggagcagccaatgCACGTTTGATGAATCCTGATTTTTCTTTACTTAAGtccattctatatttcactcgtaCGACAGAATTTCtaaggtctgtgtctgtgtgtgtgtctgtgtgtgtgtgatatagtgagtgagttagtgagtgagtgtgtgtgaggtagtGAGTGTGATTTTAGATATGAGTCAGCAGacattactgtatgtttgtgtgtgtgtgtgtccgtccgNgtgtgtgtgcgcgctgtgtgtgagtgtacgtgaatgtgtgtgtgtttccagtgttTGAATATATTTGTCAGAGTTCAGTCACCTTATTGAAGGAGCGGCTAAAAGCTTGATGACACTGGAGGAACCAGCTGCCAGGTAGCGAGAGGTTGGTACAGACctgtagaggagaggggaagagagagagaaacttttgttgtgaaaatgtggctgttagcagctcacagctgtcacttgagacacagagtgtgtgtgtgtgtgtgtgtgtgtgtgtgtgtgtgtgtgtgtgtgtgtgtgtgtgtgtgtgtgtgtgtgtgtgtgtgtgtgtgtgtgtgtgtgtgtgtgtgtgtgtgtgtgtgtgtgtgtgtgtgtgtgtgtgtgtctgtgtgtgtgtgtgtgtgtctgtgtctgtgtgtgtctgtgtgtatgtgtgtgtgtgtcagggggtatTTGACTCTATCTGCCCTGCTGTTCAGAATATGGGGAAAATGGATTAGAATCTATTGAAAACCACCAACCAAAGAAGtcaccaccacagcacacagaTCTGTAGAAgactgcagcacagcacacagatcTGTACAAGACTGCAGCACACAGATCTGTAGAAGACTGCAGCACACAGATCTGTAGAAGAATATACGCTGTCTACGTTGCTGTCAACAGGAGTTGAACGTTCGCACGCATCAGCCATTTTAACTCAGTCAGCTGGCTCACCCATTGCATTGTGTTGGTAGTGAAATGTACTTTTCAGATGACCAGAGAACTCCTTCAAATTTCAATCAATATCCAAAAGGTTTGGTTTGTTATATGgtatgtatatacatatatgtatatataaacgGAAGTATATCTTCATAGGCCTCCTGCATAAGGAATGAGGAATattcacattatattatattacattacattatattatataggcctaccatcatATATAACATtccttagtaggcctatattcttgTAATTAAATAGATCACCTGGCATCCCTTCAGTAGGTCagcactagagcgtggctcgggccggttttttctgtccgagcccggccctcagccgtcagaaaagtgatcaaccccgacccgagcccgagactaattaaaatgtttgtgtccgaacccgtccgaagcccgagaccactgtaataacaacagaacctgtgcgcaagcaatattttctatgtggcctccttcatactcaaaatagcacgtgataaatagccaggataggcaactaggatgaggcaatttgctgtagcctaatttagttacgcacgcatagtaagtataaacacacgcatacatgtgacagcgcaccttatgtttctttcggttagaccagagatgttgggtgctgtgatcaaatgcatgggaggggcgtgagaggataagaaaggcgaaaactaacgaatacggtttggatgcagtcagcgcggctatggacgcatttgttacgttactgttagtgcaaataaatccccgcgagccggtgaagatgccactccttgtcgttaagaaggatgggctataagttcaccccgaagaacagtagcctgttcggccctccaagagaatgtcatttccctgatgtccatgcggtcaatataaaatcaggaaaggttgcacgcgcatagttacaactgtaggctacagtaaaagtgacaagaattgaaagtgaaggacatgaaatgtcacagcggacaaagtagtaacaggaaacctcttcgcccctaccttaggcaactccacgtagcgtgtgcgtcttctttaatccatattatgctccttgctaccccttgctggaaatgtaatccttggcgagcaatgcagtgataaacttcgtcattttatgttcaacatttaagacagcaccgaaggcatgctaaaacatggcctacactaggcctacaacaaaataccacgcgttcactgacaactgtatttggcgcttattaagaaagcaagttgactcggcattcctgctcggctgactgggagtgagcgtccatgttgccactggtaactggcgcgtgcatacagccaataataatcactcgcacgagtagcctaccaacattttcatttatgcatattcaattacttattttttaatcacaaaactgccgtttgcatgaactgaaacgtttcctctgattgcttacaattttcacaatgtctgtttggttcaagcccgagcccgacccgagtccgacagatattctattttttttgtccgagtccggcccggcccgtcgggttccgacccggcccatCGGACTTCGGTCG
Proteins encoded in this region:
- the LOC134461460 gene encoding granzyme B(G,H)-like; amino-acid sequence: MASLQISRGHTCGGVLIREDYACVFVCVCVFVGAVQSGIFGGKEAKPHSRPYMVSLQVRGYHVCGGVLIRQDYVLTAAHCLEYKPDVVVLGAHNISREEKSQQRVAVSESIPHQKYRPVEEPWGHQHDIMLLKLDPPVQLTESVSVLELPKRFGYLKAGMRCEVSGWGRRMLGRGVESVLYETTVILDSNGECESKWQQYYNKDQMVCTVSDGKDGFCQGDSGGPLVCWKGKSRVLYGTTAYTDVPCDKPGYPEVYMRVPFFLPWIRSVMGDN